The following are encoded together in the Streptomyces tsukubensis genome:
- a CDS encoding DUF5133 domain-containing protein, producing MLLAHPVILRNLVERHEALTVLNAQRGTDEAKQELDDVAYMLCVATGTSDIDAARVAATYRLPGARVHDDSVLTC from the coding sequence GTGCTGCTCGCCCACCCCGTCATTCTGCGCAACCTCGTCGAGCGTCACGAGGCCCTGACCGTTCTCAACGCACAGCGCGGCACGGACGAGGCCAAGCAGGAACTCGACGACGTGGCCTACATGCTCTGCGTCGCCACCGGAACCAGCGACATCGACGCGGCCCGCGTCGCCGCCACCTACCGGCTCCCGGGTGCCCGGGTCCACGACGATTCGGTGCTGACGTGCTGA
- a CDS encoding MerR family transcriptional regulator — protein sequence MLIGEVARRSGVSARMLRHYDSLGLLRPTGRTGAGYREYSAEDIRRIFRIESLRSLGLSLQEVGRALDDPGHAPSELVEDLIRQTRERIAAETELLTRLRRIGAAEPDGWADVLQIVALLRALGSESAGQRQRAALSVAEGAPLSTEALAEAALSESDPNVAGALRWALARSGETGAALLAEGLASPSAEVRGRAVRSIAELPGERTTALLQEALTDTDIEVRGYAALALGARGVADAVPALIDLVVAGVNDVEAADVLGTLAGGPGPVSADRIAAGLVDRLAHGAVEQSARRRLTQALADIPGGTTSDALAELSEDQDRAVALTAAYLLEIRDARGGDFPGAPERSQARA from the coding sequence GTGCTGATCGGTGAGGTGGCACGACGTTCCGGGGTCAGCGCCCGCATGCTCAGGCATTACGACTCGCTCGGCCTGCTGAGGCCGACGGGTCGTACCGGTGCCGGCTATCGCGAGTACTCCGCCGAGGACATCCGACGGATCTTCCGCATCGAGAGCCTGCGGTCGCTCGGGCTGTCGCTCCAGGAGGTGGGCCGCGCGCTCGACGACCCCGGGCACGCACCCTCGGAGCTGGTCGAAGACCTGATCCGGCAGACGCGGGAACGCATCGCGGCTGAGACGGAGCTGCTCACGCGACTCCGTCGGATCGGTGCCGCGGAGCCCGACGGCTGGGCGGACGTCCTTCAGATCGTCGCACTCCTGCGGGCGTTGGGCTCGGAGAGCGCGGGACAGCGCCAGCGCGCCGCCCTGTCCGTGGCCGAAGGGGCTCCACTGTCGACGGAAGCCCTGGCCGAGGCGGCGCTGAGCGAGTCGGACCCGAATGTCGCGGGGGCCCTTCGGTGGGCGTTGGCACGATCGGGCGAGACCGGGGCGGCGCTGCTCGCCGAGGGACTCGCCTCACCCTCGGCCGAGGTACGCGGACGTGCCGTCCGGTCCATCGCCGAGCTTCCCGGCGAGAGGACGACCGCGCTGCTCCAAGAGGCACTCACCGATACCGACATCGAGGTCCGCGGATACGCGGCTCTGGCGCTCGGAGCACGTGGAGTGGCCGACGCGGTCCCGGCCCTCATCGACCTGGTGGTCGCGGGGGTGAACGATGTCGAGGCGGCCGATGTGCTGGGTACGCTGGCGGGCGGACCGGGCCCCGTGTCGGCGGACCGGATCGCCGCCGGGCTCGTCGACCGCCTGGCCCACGGCGCCGTCGAACAGTCAGCACGCCGACGGCTGACACAGGCACTCGCCGACATCCCGGGAGGCACCACGTCGGATGCGCTCGCGGAGTTGTCCGAGGACCAAGACCGGGCGGTCGCCCTCACCGCGGCATACCTGCTCGAAATACGTGATGCCCGGGGAGGCGACTTTCCCGGGGCCCCGGAGCGTTCGCAGGCCAGGGCCTGA
- a CDS encoding HEAT repeat domain-containing protein gives MTTQRMTTQRRNAGADAAAGRDTDKAPDAFKNPDAIEAQDSAPDPDTIRAVRALGDGREQVRLRAALAIGTSPDPRFVGKLIERCAIEPEFQVREMLTWALTRHSSSITVPALLSGLRSEAARARSQALHTLSKIAEPRAWPAITRELLTDTDGEVARAAWRAGVALVPEGEEPWLAEVLATQLGRGERETRLSLSRALIGLGAAMLPTLRTALRDLDPRVRAHALATDRWYRDPDTAFECAIEEAKRVVALGTGRSG, from the coding sequence ATGACCACGCAAAGGATGACCACGCAAAGAAGGAACGCGGGCGCGGACGCGGCTGCGGGCAGGGACACGGACAAGGCCCCGGACGCGTTCAAGAACCCGGACGCGATCGAGGCCCAGGACTCGGCCCCCGACCCGGACACGATTCGTGCGGTCAGGGCGCTGGGGGACGGCCGCGAACAGGTGCGGCTGCGGGCGGCTCTGGCGATCGGTACGTCACCCGACCCGCGGTTTGTCGGCAAGCTGATCGAACGATGCGCGATCGAGCCCGAGTTCCAGGTACGCGAGATGCTCACATGGGCTCTCACCAGGCACTCCTCGTCCATCACAGTCCCCGCGCTCCTCAGTGGACTCCGTTCGGAGGCCGCGCGGGCACGGAGTCAGGCACTGCACACCCTGTCCAAGATCGCGGAACCGCGAGCGTGGCCGGCGATCACACGTGAGCTTCTGACCGACACCGACGGCGAGGTGGCGCGGGCAGCCTGGCGGGCGGGGGTCGCCCTCGTACCCGAGGGCGAGGAGCCCTGGTTGGCCGAGGTACTGGCGACCCAGCTCGGGCGCGGTGAGCGCGAGACACGGCTCAGCCTCAGCCGGGCGCTGATCGGGCTCGGAGCGGCGATGCTGCCCACTCTGCGTACCGCGTTGCGCGATCTCGACCCGCGTGTGCGGGCACACGCGCTCGCCACGGACCGGTGGTACCGCGACCCGGATACCGCGTTCGAGTGCGCGATCGAGGAAGCGAAGCGCGTGGTGGCCCTCGGTACCGGTCGGAGCGGGTGA
- a CDS encoding LacI family DNA-binding transcriptional regulator translates to MATLKDVARAAGVSAMTVSNVLNGTGRVSPEVRARVAHVAKDIGYAGPDPAAASLRTGRTGTLGVVLPLPLDAAFADPSVTGLLRGVAQEFQSRDTGMTLLALPPAHGPLDRTAPAALLPVREGPLAALERAVVDAVLLYSVEADHPGLDVLVSRGIPVLAVDSPDERTGRERFGRSWAGFVTVEDREGASRAAGHLLELGHTEALIVVDRLGPQPRLGPVSWVQALATTSAILHERLTGYRSAWLAAGFTEESLTIVEAGDTTAEAGREAATPYLTADRPPTAVLAIGDLLALGVCGAVRDAGLRVPEDVSVVGFDDIPYASVADPALTTVQQPLVDKGLAAARRLLDHVAAGEAGEGTADPVQLPTSLVVRASTAAPTARGKGTGTTTGATGATGATGATGAW, encoded by the coding sequence ATGGCGACGCTCAAGGACGTGGCGCGGGCGGCCGGGGTCTCGGCGATGACCGTCTCCAACGTCCTCAACGGCACGGGCCGCGTCTCCCCCGAGGTACGGGCCCGCGTCGCACACGTGGCCAAGGACATCGGTTACGCGGGCCCCGACCCGGCGGCCGCGTCCCTGCGCACCGGTCGCACAGGGACATTGGGCGTGGTGCTTCCCCTGCCGCTGGACGCCGCTTTCGCCGATCCGTCCGTGACGGGGCTGCTGCGCGGCGTCGCCCAGGAGTTCCAGAGCAGGGACACCGGTATGACGCTGCTGGCCCTGCCGCCCGCGCACGGGCCCCTGGACCGCACGGCGCCCGCCGCACTCCTGCCGGTACGGGAGGGGCCGCTCGCCGCGCTTGAGCGTGCCGTCGTGGACGCCGTACTCCTGTACAGCGTCGAGGCGGACCACCCGGGCCTCGACGTGCTGGTCAGCCGCGGGATCCCGGTCCTCGCCGTGGACTCGCCCGACGAGCGGACCGGGCGGGAGAGGTTCGGCCGGTCCTGGGCGGGGTTCGTCACCGTCGAGGACCGGGAGGGCGCGTCCCGCGCGGCCGGACATCTCCTGGAACTCGGGCACACCGAGGCACTGATCGTCGTCGACCGGCTCGGGCCGCAGCCCAGGCTCGGGCCGGTGAGTTGGGTACAGGCGCTCGCCACGACCAGCGCCATCCTCCACGAGCGACTGACCGGCTACCGCTCGGCGTGGCTCGCGGCCGGGTTCACCGAGGAGTCCCTGACCATCGTGGAGGCCGGTGACACCACGGCGGAGGCGGGCAGGGAGGCCGCCACGCCCTACCTCACCGCGGACCGGCCACCGACCGCGGTCCTCGCCATCGGGGACCTCCTCGCGCTGGGTGTGTGCGGCGCCGTGCGGGACGCCGGGCTGAGGGTGCCCGAGGACGTGTCGGTGGTGGGGTTCGACGACATCCCCTACGCGTCGGTGGCCGACCCGGCGCTGACGACCGTACAACAGCCGCTGGTGGACAAGGGGTTGGCGGCCGCCCGGCGCCTTCTCGACCATGTGGCGGCCGGGGAGGCCGGCGAGGGGACGGCCGACCCCGTCCAGCTGCCGACCTCGCTGGTCGTACGTGCCAGCACGGCCGCGCCGACCGCGCGGGGCAAGGGAACCGGGACCACAACAGGAGCCACAGGAGCCACAGGAGCCACAGGAGCCACTGGGGCTTGGTGA
- a CDS encoding DUF2382 domain-containing protein produces MAVDGVFDNPNELNGLDVYDVDGAKIGGVGQVYLDDRTGKPEWLTVKTGLFGMKETFVPVKGAEHSGDGLHIPYSKETVKDAPRLEADEHLDADQERELYSHYGLTRAGDTQAAGVKDGPADTSARTGPAATTGTVGMAGEREAAGMAGAGMAGAGAPARSADYGRTGRGGSGEEMVRSEEEMHIGKEEQEVGRARLRKVVETEHVSTTVPLSHEEVHVVREPISADDRTSRTAPIGESETEVVLHAEQAVVSKESVPVERVRLETERVTEQQEVASDVRKEKIEYDDGSEPGKRHGNKRGPSH; encoded by the coding sequence ATGGCAGTCGATGGCGTGTTTGACAACCCGAACGAACTGAACGGCCTGGACGTCTATGACGTCGATGGCGCCAAGATTGGCGGCGTGGGCCAGGTCTACCTCGATGACAGGACCGGCAAGCCCGAATGGCTGACAGTGAAAACCGGTCTGTTCGGTATGAAGGAGACCTTCGTACCGGTGAAGGGCGCCGAGCACAGCGGCGACGGCCTTCACATCCCTTACTCGAAGGAGACCGTCAAGGACGCTCCTCGGCTGGAGGCCGACGAGCATCTCGACGCCGACCAGGAGCGTGAGCTCTACTCGCACTACGGCCTGACCCGGGCCGGCGACACCCAGGCCGCCGGTGTGAAGGACGGGCCCGCCGACACCTCTGCCCGTACCGGGCCCGCCGCGACCACAGGCACCGTCGGTATGGCCGGTGAGCGTGAGGCCGCCGGCATGGCAGGTGCGGGAATGGCCGGCGCGGGCGCCCCCGCGCGCTCCGCCGACTACGGCAGGACCGGCCGCGGAGGCTCGGGCGAGGAGATGGTGCGCTCCGAGGAGGAGATGCACATCGGCAAGGAGGAGCAGGAGGTGGGCAGGGCGCGGCTGCGCAAGGTGGTCGAGACCGAGCACGTCTCCACCACCGTGCCGCTGAGCCACGAGGAGGTCCACGTCGTACGCGAGCCCATATCGGCCGACGACAGGACCTCACGCACCGCCCCCATCGGGGAGTCCGAGACGGAGGTCGTCCTCCACGCGGAACAGGCGGTCGTGAGCAAGGAGTCCGTCCCGGTCGAGCGGGTGCGTCTGGAGACCGAGAGGGTCACCGAGCAGCAGGAGGTCGCCTCCGACGTCCGCAAGGAGAAGATCGAGTACGACGACGGAAGTGAGCCCGGCAAGCGGCACGGCAACAAGCGCGGCCCGAGCCACTGA
- a CDS encoding VOC family protein, translating into MSRHIQITFDAHDPRALSSFWREALGYVYPSPPGVDLPADADLPAAWDDFLVRAGVPEEERGARSAIEDPEGHGPRVFFQRVPEGKTAKNRVHLDLRAAPGLRGAERMAALEAECDRLVGLGAKRVRRHEPTPPLGGGFIVMTDPEGNEFCLD; encoded by the coding sequence ATGAGCCGCCACATCCAGATCACCTTCGACGCCCACGATCCGAGAGCCCTGTCGTCGTTCTGGCGCGAGGCGCTGGGCTATGTGTACCCCTCCCCACCCGGGGTCGACCTGCCCGCCGACGCCGATCTGCCGGCCGCGTGGGACGACTTCCTCGTACGGGCCGGTGTACCGGAGGAGGAACGCGGTGCGAGGTCGGCGATCGAGGACCCCGAAGGCCACGGCCCCCGCGTCTTCTTCCAGCGGGTGCCGGAGGGCAAGACGGCCAAGAACCGCGTCCACCTCGACCTGCGCGCGGCCCCTGGGCTGCGGGGAGCGGAGCGGATGGCGGCGTTGGAGGCCGAGTGCGACCGGCTCGTCGGGCTGGGAGCCAAGCGAGTACGCCGCCACGAGCCGACTCCTCCGTTGGGCGGGGGCTTCATCGTGATGACCGACCCCGAGGGCAACGAATTCTGTCTGGACTGA
- a CDS encoding TetR/AcrR family transcriptional regulator yields the protein MTARAEAAGTVGEEEDEPSAAALESGPPDTATGGPGAGVGAGGRGAILLAARRAFIRRPYAEVTMRGIAADAGVSPSLIVKHFGTKEELFNTVADFTLAADVLFAAPLEQLGRHLVLTVVRIRREDQGDPLLRVVFALGNQDERSLMRERFREQVTMRLTRMLKGRERELRAELVAGQLLGFGAALSIHRGGAAGRAGAGHLADLYAPGLQRLITP from the coding sequence ATGACGGCTCGGGCCGAGGCGGCGGGCACGGTAGGTGAGGAGGAGGACGAACCGTCCGCGGCGGCCTTGGAATCCGGCCCTCCGGACACGGCGACGGGTGGACCGGGTGCGGGTGTGGGCGCCGGAGGCCGTGGAGCCATCCTGCTCGCGGCGAGGCGGGCCTTCATCCGCCGTCCGTACGCCGAGGTGACCATGCGGGGGATCGCGGCGGACGCGGGCGTCAGCCCGTCACTGATCGTCAAACACTTCGGCACCAAGGAAGAGCTTTTCAACACCGTGGCGGACTTCACGCTCGCCGCTGACGTGCTCTTCGCTGCACCCCTCGAACAACTCGGCAGACACCTCGTACTGACCGTGGTGCGTATCCGCAGGGAGGATCAGGGCGATCCGCTGCTGCGTGTCGTCTTCGCCCTCGGCAACCAGGACGAGAGGTCCCTCATGCGGGAGCGGTTCCGTGAGCAGGTCACCATGCGGCTGACGCGGATGCTCAAGGGCAGGGAACGCGAACTGCGCGCGGAACTGGTGGCCGGACAACTGCTCGGCTTCGGCGCCGCGCTCAGCATCCACCGCGGGGGCGCCGCCGGCCGCGCGGGGGCAGGACACCTGGCAGACCTCTACGCACCGGGGCTCCAGCGGCTGATCACGCCCTGA
- a CDS encoding sugar O-acetyltransferase: MAERMDERMDEQGADEQDASGGDADNREASGGDTHTQDAPGGRTNKELLLAGELYIADDPELAAEARRAALLSEKYNATGAADPAARARVLKELLGGVGENVEVRPPLYVDYGHGITIGAGTFINYGAVLLDCAPITIGADVQFGPGVQLLTPTHPVAPEPRRAKWEAAKPITIGDNVWLGGGVIVCPGVTIGDNTVVGAGAVVTRDLPPDVVAVGNPARVTRSVHDD; encoded by the coding sequence ATGGCCGAGCGCATGGACGAGCGCATGGACGAGCAGGGCGCGGACGAGCAGGACGCGAGCGGCGGGGACGCGGACAACAGGGAGGCGAGCGGCGGGGACACCCACACGCAAGACGCGCCCGGGGGACGGACGAACAAGGAACTCCTGCTCGCCGGTGAGCTGTACATCGCCGACGACCCCGAACTCGCCGCGGAGGCCCGCCGTGCGGCGCTGCTGAGCGAGAAGTACAACGCGACCGGCGCCGCCGACCCGGCGGCCCGCGCGCGCGTCCTCAAGGAACTGCTGGGAGGCGTGGGGGAGAACGTAGAGGTCCGTCCGCCGCTCTACGTCGACTACGGACACGGCATCACCATCGGTGCGGGCACGTTCATCAACTACGGCGCCGTACTTCTCGACTGCGCGCCCATCACCATCGGGGCGGACGTGCAGTTCGGCCCCGGCGTCCAACTGCTCACCCCGACCCACCCCGTCGCACCCGAGCCGCGGCGCGCCAAGTGGGAGGCGGCCAAGCCGATCACCATCGGCGACAACGTGTGGCTCGGCGGCGGGGTCATCGTCTGCCCCGGTGTGACCATCGGCGACAACACCGTCGTCGGCGCGGGAGCCGTGGTCACCCGTGATCTGCCGCCCGATGTCGTGGCCGTCGGCAACCCGGCCCGCGTCACCCGCTCGGTCCACGACGACTGA
- a CDS encoding molybdopterin-dependent oxidoreductase — MTVMTKLILLPRFLLAALSGVLAGYAALAVAELAAAAVRPESSPVTVVGGAVIDRTPVGLKEWAIRHFGTNDKLFLQLGIVVLLVLFAVALGVLALRHRRTGSAGVLVFGAVGAVAAQARPDSSGVVDALPSVAGALVGAVLLYVLAGYLRGGASGAESEGGGGGDGGARGERGGAAAGGAGEDAAGDGTGGDAGDGEGARPVPPEVSRPAWNRRGFIAAASAAAVASTGAGVAGRYLQSRGGQSAVASRKAVTLPKPASAAAAVPADARLHVPGISPFTTPNKDFYRVDTALVVPKVDAGSWRLRIHGKGVTRPLTVTFEDLLRRELIERDITLTCVSNEVGGPYVGNARWIGARLADLLKEAGVKPPSRGGPADQLVARSVDGMTIGSPVETVMDGRDALLAVGMNGEPLPFAHGFPARMVVPGLYGFVSACKWIEDIELTTFDDYDPYWVKRDWAREAPIKTQSRIDTPKPFATPKAGTVMIAGVAWAQHRGVDRVEVRVDEGPWRTAQLAAEDTEDTWRQWSIPWKATSGSHTLTVRAADRTGQFQTSKRVGTVPDGASGRHSVVVTVD, encoded by the coding sequence ATGACCGTGATGACGAAACTGATCCTCCTGCCGCGTTTTCTGCTGGCGGCGCTCAGCGGGGTGCTCGCGGGCTATGCCGCGCTCGCCGTCGCCGAGCTCGCCGCGGCGGCCGTGCGTCCCGAATCGAGCCCGGTGACCGTGGTCGGGGGAGCGGTCATCGACCGCACGCCCGTAGGCCTAAAAGAATGGGCGATCCGGCATTTCGGCACCAATGACAAGCTCTTCCTCCAACTCGGCATCGTGGTGCTGCTCGTCCTGTTCGCCGTGGCCCTCGGAGTCCTCGCGCTGCGCCACCGGCGTACGGGCTCCGCGGGTGTCCTTGTCTTCGGTGCGGTCGGAGCGGTGGCCGCCCAGGCCCGTCCTGACTCGTCCGGTGTCGTGGACGCGCTGCCCTCGGTTGCCGGGGCGTTGGTGGGCGCGGTCCTGCTGTACGTCCTCGCCGGGTACCTGCGCGGCGGAGCGAGCGGTGCAGAGAGCGAGGGCGGGGGCGGGGGCGACGGAGGCGCCCGGGGAGAGCGCGGGGGAGCAGCTGCCGGAGGCGCGGGCGAAGACGCGGCCGGAGACGGGACCGGCGGCGACGCGGGGGACGGCGAAGGCGCCCGGCCCGTCCCCCCCGAGGTCTCCAGGCCGGCTTGGAACCGCCGCGGTTTCATCGCCGCCGCGTCGGCGGCGGCCGTGGCCTCCACCGGCGCGGGTGTCGCAGGGCGATACCTGCAGTCGCGGGGCGGTCAGAGCGCCGTGGCGTCCCGGAAAGCGGTCACCCTGCCGAAACCGGCGTCGGCGGCTGCCGCGGTGCCCGCTGACGCTCGTCTGCACGTCCCGGGGATCAGCCCCTTCACCACGCCCAACAAGGATTTCTACCGGGTCGACACCGCCCTGGTCGTACCCAAGGTGGACGCCGGCTCCTGGCGGCTGCGCATCCACGGCAAGGGCGTGACCCGACCGCTCACCGTCACCTTCGAGGATCTGCTCCGACGGGAGCTGATCGAGCGGGACATCACTCTGACCTGCGTCTCCAACGAGGTGGGCGGTCCGTACGTCGGCAACGCCCGGTGGATCGGCGCGCGCCTCGCCGACCTGCTGAAGGAGGCCGGGGTCAAGCCGCCTTCCCGGGGTGGCCCCGCAGATCAGCTCGTGGCGAGGTCGGTCGACGGGATGACGATCGGGAGCCCCGTGGAGACGGTCATGGACGGCCGTGACGCGCTTCTCGCCGTCGGGATGAACGGCGAACCGCTGCCCTTCGCCCATGGATTTCCGGCCAGGATGGTCGTTCCCGGGCTCTACGGATTCGTCTCGGCCTGTAAATGGATCGAGGACATCGAGCTGACGACCTTCGACGACTACGACCCCTACTGGGTGAAGCGGGACTGGGCGCGCGAGGCCCCGATCAAGACGCAGTCACGCATCGACACGCCCAAGCCATTCGCCACGCCGAAGGCGGGCACGGTCATGATCGCCGGAGTGGCCTGGGCGCAGCACAGGGGCGTCGACCGGGTGGAGGTACGGGTCGACGAAGGGCCCTGGCGCACGGCCCAACTCGCCGCGGAGGACACCGAGGACACCTGGCGCCAGTGGTCGATCCCGTGGAAGGCGACATCCGGTTCGCACACCCTCACTGTGCGCGCGGCCGACCGGACGGGGCAGTTCCAGACGAGTAAGCGGGTCGGTACGGTCCCTGACGGGGCGAGCGGACGGCACTCGGTGGTGGTGACGGTCGACTGA
- a CDS encoding WhiB family transcriptional regulator: MEWIRHAACVGVDPELFFPISAEDAGDDQRARARRVCEGCPVRSQCLAWALETGQRSGVWGGMDEHERAALSRRRNRARQLASTGA; the protein is encoded by the coding sequence ATGGAGTGGATACGGCACGCGGCCTGTGTCGGAGTCGATCCGGAGTTGTTCTTCCCGATCAGCGCCGAGGACGCGGGTGACGACCAGCGGGCGCGGGCACGCCGGGTGTGCGAGGGCTGCCCAGTGCGGTCGCAGTGCCTGGCCTGGGCCTTGGAGACGGGTCAGCGCTCCGGCGTGTGGGGCGGCATGGACGAGCACGAACGGGCCGCGTTGAGCCGGCGCAGGAACCGGGCGCGGCAGTTGGCTTCCACCGGCGCCTGA